Within uncultured Methanoregula sp., the genomic segment CGCGGAAGAGCGCCCACTCCTCGCAGGAGGTCCCGTTGGTGAATGTGCACATGCCATACTGGCCTCCGTCAGCGCTCGTCTTGATTTCGGTCTTTCCGCCGATAGCGCCACAGTTGACCGATGCAGGGTTTGCCATTCCATCTGACCCGGGAGCCGCAGGTTTGGCTGCGGTTGTAGCTGCAGCAACACCCGTTGTTTGTGTCGCAGTTGGTGCCGCCGTCGTGGCTGGTGTTGTGGTGGTCTGCTGGGTACATCCGGATATGAGCAGGGCTGCGAAGACACAGGCTGCCAGGAGAATAACGATACGATTTCTTGACATCATGATAATATCCGGATACGTTTTCGCGTCCTTTATAAAAAAAATAAGCGGAATGGTATTTACTTCCGGCTGACGGTTTCCATTGCATTTTTCATGCGGGAAACGTAGTCCCTGAGCGCGTCTTCCATAGCGGTTAGATCATTCCTGCGGTTGCCAATAATATCGACGATAACGCTGCCAACGATGACCCCGTCGGTTCCCTGTGCGGCACAGGTTTTTGCATGTTCCGGTGTGGAGATCCCAAAGCCCAGCGCAAGCGGGAGGTCCGTATGCCCGCGCACACGGCGAAGGAGTGCGATTGCCTCGTCGGATACGGTCTCCCGCACACCGGTTACACCAAGAACGGCGACAAGGTAGAGATATCCCTTTGCCCGGGATGCGATCTTCTCTATCCGGACATCAGTGGTCGTCTGGGTAATGAGCATGATGGGATCTATTCCGAATTCCGTGGCAGCAGCGGTCACTTCATCGGATTCCTCATACGGCATATCTGCAACCAGGATCCCGTCGACCCCGGCATCCCGGGCCTCGCGGTAAAATGCCCGGATCCCGCGCCGGTAGACAATGTTGTAGTAGGTGAGAAAGACAATGGGAACCTCCGAACTTTTACGCAGTTCGCGGACTATTGCAAATACCGTTTCCGGCGTAGCCCCGGCTGCAAGGGCCCGTTCATCTGCCTTCTGGATGGTAGGCCCATCGGCTACGGGATCCGAGAAAGGAATCCCGAGTTCGAGAATGTCGGTCCCTCCTTCAATCAGGGCCCGGGCTGCCCGGATGCAGGTCTCTTTATCCGGATCCCCGGCTACGGTGAAACCGATGAAAGCAGGGGAACTCCGGTTCCTGAAGGTTTCAGCTATTCGCCCCATCAGTTTGCCTCCTGCAGTTTTGCAATTTCGGCCACGTCCTTATCCCCCCGCCCGGAAAGGTTGACGATTACGATGTCGTCCTTATCGAACCGGTCTGCGTTTTTCATGACATATGCAACCGCGTGGGCAGATTCGAGCGCCGGGATGATCCCCTCAGTCCTTGAGAGGAAGCGGAATGCATCGATCACGTCCGGGTCATTGGCTGCCGCATAGGTGACGCGCCGGGCGTCTTTGAGCATCGAGTGTTCGGGACCGACTCCAGGATAGTCAAGGCCTGCCGAGATGCTGTGCGTGGGGAGGACCTGGCCGTCCCGGTCCTGGAGCAGGTATGAGAATGCCCCGTGCAGGACACCTCCCTCACCAGCGCAGAGCGTTGCGCTGTGTTCGCCGGTTTCGATTCCCTTGCCTCCCGCCTCGACGCCAACCAGTTCCACATCATCGTTGAGGAACGGGTGGAAGATACCGATTGCATTCGAGCCTCCGCCAACGCAGGCAACAATGCAGTCCGGCAGGCGCCCCTCTTTTTTCATCACCTGTGCGCGTGCCTCCCTGCCGATGACAGACTGGAAATCCCGCACCATTTCCGGGTACGGGTGCGGGCCGACAACCGACCCGATCAGGTAATACGTGTCCTGTACATTTGCCACCCAGTCCCGGAACGCTTCGCTTGTTGCGTCCTTGAGCGTCCGGGTGCCGGATTTCACCGGTATGACCTGTGCCCCCATCAGTTCCATGCGGAAGACGTTGAGCGCCTGCCGCCGTGTGTCGATCTCGCCCATGTACACTTCGACCGGGAGACCGAGCGCAGCCCCGACAATCGCCGTTGCAACACCATGCTGGCCGGCACCGGTTTCGGCAATCAGTCTCTTCTTGCCCATATGTTTTGCGAGCAGTGCCTGGCCGAGGGTGTTGTTGAGCTTGTGGGAACCGCCGTGCACGAGATCCTCCCGTTTCAGGTAAACCCTGCACCCGAGCTCTTTTGAGATGTTTGCGCAGAACGTCAGTGGCGTCTCCCTGCCCGCATACTCCTTCTGGTATGCGTCGAGGTTCCGGATGAACGCCGGGTCTGTCCGGATTTTCTCATATGCGATCTCCAGTTCCTGCAGTGCATTCATCATCGTTTCCGGCACGAACTGGCCGCCGTATTTCCCGAACCGTCCTTTTTTTCCTGCTGTTTCCATCTTATACGCTCCTGCTGGTCTGGATGAATGCCCTCATCTTGTTCACATCCTTTATTCCGGGGGCCGTCTCCACCCCGGTTGCCACGTCAACGGCATACGGGTGAACTGCCGCAATAGCTTCCGCCACGTTTTCCGGTGTCAGTCCCCCGGCAAGAATGACCGGGACTTTCGATCTCCCTGCAACCATGCGGGCAGCGGAGAGATCCACGGCTCTCCCCTTCCCATGACTCTCGTCGACAATGATCGCGCTGCAGTCTTCCGGCAGGGTCTCGTTCGGCCCGATCGCCCGGATCACCCGGGGGCCGGGGGCATTCGGGAACGTGAACGGGTGGAAGATTTGCACCGCGTACGGGTGGATAGCGAAGATCTGATCCAGATCTTCCCGGGAGCGGGTATGGGTCACGGCCACGGTGGCGGTGAACGGCCCCACGGCATCGAAGATCTCCCGAGCCCGCTCCGGCGAAACGGACCGGGGTGAATCAGAGAAGAGCACCACGCCAATTGCATCGGCTCCCAGTTGTTCTGCCAGCCGGGCATCCTTCGGGCGGGTGATCCCGCAGATCTTTATGCGCATACGAATTCCTCCAGTGTCTTTTTCGGGTGCCTGCTTGCCATGATGGATGAACCGATCAAAAATGCGTCGCAGAATGATTTGAGTTCGCGCACATCATCCGCTGATCGCATCCCGCTCTCGCACACGACCAGCCTGCCGCTTTCCCGAACCTGTCCTGACAGGAGCCGGGTTGTCGACCGGTCGATACTCATGGTCGAGAGATTGCGGTTGTTGATACCGATGAGTTCGGCGCCCGTGGCAAGGGCGGTTTCCACTTCAGGCCCGGTGTGGGTCTCCACGAGCGGCTCCAGGCCGTATTCCCGGGCCAGTTCAACAAATGCCGGGAGTTTTTTCCCGAGCACGGCGGCGATCAGGAGAACCGCATCGGCTCCCAGCGCCCGGGACTCGGCGATCTGGCGCTCATCGACGATAAAGTCCTTACGGAGCACCGGCACCGCAACTGCGGATTTCACCCGGGCAATGTCCTGGCCGGAACCTCCGAAGAAGTAGGGTTCGGTCAGCACGGATATGGCAGTACATCCCCCGTCTTTGAGAACCCCCGCCATCATCGCCATGTCCACATTGCGCCGGATGATCCCGCTGCTTGGCGATGCGCACTTGATCTCGGCGATCACGGCGTTTTTCCCGTTCCTGCTCCGGATGGCGCCGGCAAGGCTTACCCTCAGACGCGATGGCGATTCCGGGAATGTTGCCGGAAGGCGGGCAACGCGCTTCTCCGTGCGCCGCACAATCTCATCGAGGATCATGCCGTCTCCTTTGTTGCATCGATCAGGGCATTGAGCCTGGCGCGTGCGCTGCCTGAGTCGATGGACCGGGCTGCAAGTTCGATTCCCTCGCTCAGGTTCCCCGCCGCTCCCCCTATGTAGATGGCTGCACCGGCATTCATGAGGACAATATCGCGGCCGGCACCCAGTTCTCCGTCGAGGATATCGCGGGTAATCCGGGCATTGGTCTCCGCATCGCCCCCGACAATGTCAGAGAGGCTGGCGGTAGCAATCCCGAACGTGGCCGGATTCAGCGAGTAGGTCCGGATTCCGCCCCGGTAGAGTTCCGATACAACTGTGTCGCCGGTAGTGGTTATCTCGTCGATGCCACTGCCGTGGACTACCATGGCGCGGGAAAGTCCGAGGAGCCGGAGCACTTCTGCCATAGTCCGGGTCAGGGATTCATCATAGACGCCCAGCACCTGCGCTTCCGCACCGGCCGGGTTCGTGAGTGGACCGAGAATATTAAAGACCGTCCGGCAGCCGATCTCCTGGCGTGCTGCCATCACATGACGCATGGCCGGGTGATGCCGGGGGGCGAACAGGAACGCTATCCCTGCCTGTTCAACAATCCGTGCCTGTTGTGTTGGATCCACTGAGAGGTTGACCCCGAGTGCCGACAGAACGTCGGCCGAGCCGCACCTGCTGCTCACGCTCCGGTTCCCGTGTTTGACTACCGGGACGCCTGCCCCGGCAGCAACGAATGCGGCCGTGGTACTGATGTTGAACGTCCGGGCCCCGTCTCCTCCGGTTCCGCAGGTGTCCACTAAGATTTTCTGTGTCGCGGGTTTTATGGAAACAGCGTACCTGCGCATGACGCTTGCGAACGCGGCAATCTCTTCCGGGGTCTCCCCCTTGAGCCGGAGTGCCATCAGAAATGCCCCGATCTGGGCCTGTGATGCACCCCCGTCCATGATAGTACCCATGATCTCCGCCGCCTCCGTGCCAGTGAGATCCTGCCGGTCCACAAGCCTGCCGATGGCATTTTTCAGCATCATCGTGCAACTCCCGGGCCGAAGAGGAAATTCCTGATGATCAGGTCCCCGCACGCGGAGAGAACGCTTTCCGGGTGGAACTGTACTCCCTCTATCGGGTAACGGGTATGCCGTACACCCATGATATATCCGTCATCCAGGCTGGTTGCCGTGACGGAAAGCTCGTCCGGCAGGGAATCCTCCCGTGCAACAAGCGAGTGGTAGCGGGTTGCAACAAACGGCTCCGCAAGCCCGGAAAAAAGCCCCCTGCCATCATGGCGTATCTTTGACGTCTTGCCATGCATCAGGTGCCCGGCCCGCCCGACCTTTCCGCCAAATGCAGTGCAGATTGCCTGGTGGCCGAGACAGACGCCAAGAGTCGGGATCGTCCTGCTCATGGTATCCAGGACTTCGTGGCAGACCCCTGCGTCCTCCGGTGTCCCGGGACCCGGTGAGAGGATGATCCGGTCACAGGCCACATTCCGGATGCGGCGGATCGGGGTATCGCAGGTGAGAACCATGGGCTCTCCTCCGAGTTTTCCCACCTGCTGGTACAGGTTGAAGGTAAAACTGTCAAAACAGTCCACGATCAGCACTTTCATGGGCAGGCCCCCGATTGCTCAATGGCCCGGATCATTGCCGCTGCCTTATTTTCCGTCTCTTTCCACTCTGCTGCCGGTACCGAATCGGCAACAATGCCGGCCCCGACCTGCACGGAGGCCCGGCCGTTTTTTACGAGCACCGTCCGGATTGCAATGGCGAAATCGAGATTCCGGTCAAAACCGATATACCCTACTGCGCCGGCGTAAATTCCCCGCGGGCATGGCTCCTGCTCACCGATGATCTGCATTGCCCGGATCTTTGGCGCTCCGGAGACCGTTCCTGCAGGGAAACAGGACCGGAAAGCATCATAGCAGTCAAGGTTGTCGCGGAGAGCCCCGGTCACGGTGGAGACAATGTGCTGGACATGCGAGAATTTCTCGATGTTCATGAATTCGGTCACTTCGACTGACCCGAACCGGCAGACCCGGCCAAGGTCGTTTCTTGCCAGATCGACAAGCATCGTGTGCTCGGCCCGCTCCTTTTCATCCAGGAGGAGATCGTCAGCCAGTACCTGGTCTTCCGTCGCAGTCCTGCCGCGGGGACGGGTGCCTGCTATGGGGACGGTCGTCACCCTGCGCTTTTCCACCCGCACGAGCATCTCGGGGCTTGCCCCGATGACCTGCTCGTCCCCGAAATCAAGGTAATACATGTACGGGCTTGGGTTGATCTTACGGAGCGCAGCATACAGGCTGAAAGGATCACCGGTAATTTCGCATTCCATTCGTCGTGAAAGGACAGCCTGGAAAATATCCCCCGCTATGATATGCTCCTTTATCCGTTCCACAGCCTGCTCGTACTGCTCCTGCGATCCCGCAGGTACGACGGGTACGGCTGGTACCGCGGGGTTGCCCGCTCCTGCCGGGGACCCGATGCCGCTGCTGAGCGCTGCGATATGACCCGCAAGGGACCGGATTTTATTGATGCTCTTCCGGTATTCTTCGGCAAGGTCGGACTCGTAGGTGAGGTGTGGACTCGAGAAGAGGTAGAGTATCTTGTCCCGGTGGTCGATGACAATACAATCCTTGGTGAGCATAAATCGTGCGTC encodes:
- a CDS encoding indole-3-glycerol phosphate synthase TrpC, with the protein product MILDEIVRRTEKRVARLPATFPESPSRLRVSLAGAIRSRNGKNAVIAEIKCASPSSGIIRRNVDMAMMAGVLKDGGCTAISVLTEPYFFGGSGQDIARVKSAVAVPVLRKDFIVDERQIAESRALGADAVLLIAAVLGKKLPAFVELAREYGLEPLVETHTGPEVETALATGAELIGINNRNLSTMSIDRSTTRLLSGQVRESGRLVVCESGMRSADDVRELKSFCDAFLIGSSIMASRHPKKTLEEFVCA
- the trpB gene encoding tryptophan synthase subunit beta, coding for METAGKKGRFGKYGGQFVPETMMNALQELEIAYEKIRTDPAFIRNLDAYQKEYAGRETPLTFCANISKELGCRVYLKREDLVHGGSHKLNNTLGQALLAKHMGKKRLIAETGAGQHGVATAIVGAALGLPVEVYMGEIDTRRQALNVFRMELMGAQVIPVKSGTRTLKDATSEAFRDWVANVQDTYYLIGSVVGPHPYPEMVRDFQSVIGREARAQVMKKEGRLPDCIVACVGGGSNAIGIFHPFLNDDVELVGVEAGGKGIETGEHSATLCAGEGGVLHGAFSYLLQDRDGQVLPTHSISAGLDYPGVGPEHSMLKDARRVTYAAANDPDVIDAFRFLSRTEGIIPALESAHAVAYVMKNADRFDKDDIVIVNLSGRGDKDVAEIAKLQEAN
- a CDS encoding aminodeoxychorismate/anthranilate synthase component II; its protein translation is MKVLIVDCFDSFTFNLYQQVGKLGGEPMVLTCDTPIRRIRNVACDRIILSPGPGTPEDAGVCHEVLDTMSRTIPTLGVCLGHQAICTAFGGKVGRAGHLMHGKTSKIRHDGRGLFSGLAEPFVATRYHSLVAREDSLPDELSVTATSLDDGYIMGVRHTRYPIEGVQFHPESVLSACGDLIIRNFLFGPGVAR
- a CDS encoding phosphoribosylanthranilate isomerase, which codes for MRIKICGITRPKDARLAEQLGADAIGVVLFSDSPRSVSPERAREIFDAVGPFTATVAVTHTRSREDLDQIFAIHPYAVQIFHPFTFPNAPGPRVIRAIGPNETLPEDCSAIIVDESHGKGRAVDLSAARMVAGRSKVPVILAGGLTPENVAEAIAAVHPYAVDVATGVETAPGIKDVNKMRAFIQTSRSV
- a CDS encoding DUF333 domain-containing protein — protein: MMSRNRIVILLAACVFAALLISGCTQQTTTTPATTAAPTATQTTGVAAATTAAKPAAPGSDGMANPASVNCGAIGGKTEIKTSADGGQYGMCTFTNGTSCEEWALFRGEGCKANVTAPATTAVATTATASAGMANPASVNCGTIGGKTEIKTNADGSQYGMCTFTNGTSCEEWALFRGEGCKAGVTVAAITAANTTAPVK
- the trpE gene encoding anthranilate synthase component I — encoded protein: MENGLTFNLELEEFITAVNNQPKPLIIPLCAELPLGEICPLDIYLSTRTGCGFLLESMEGSEKLARYSFIGLDPEFVVSVGESVDVRGNEPFASIAKDPEGRDPVDRIKSILSRFHYVNVKAPRFFGGMVGYFAYDCVYSLFDKVKEGKKDNAVGSGPDARFMLTKDCIVIDHRDKILYLFSSPHLTYESDLAEEYRKSINKIRSLAGHIAALSSGIGSPAGAGNPAVPAVPVVPAGSQEQYEQAVERIKEHIIAGDIFQAVLSRRMECEITGDPFSLYAALRKINPSPYMYYLDFGDEQVIGASPEMLVRVEKRRVTTVPIAGTRPRGRTATEDQVLADDLLLDEKERAEHTMLVDLARNDLGRVCRFGSVEVTEFMNIEKFSHVQHIVSTVTGALRDNLDCYDAFRSCFPAGTVSGAPKIRAMQIIGEQEPCPRGIYAGAVGYIGFDRNLDFAIAIRTVLVKNGRASVQVGAGIVADSVPAAEWKETENKAAAMIRAIEQSGACP
- the trpD gene encoding anthranilate phosphoribosyltransferase; this translates as MLKNAIGRLVDRQDLTGTEAAEIMGTIMDGGASQAQIGAFLMALRLKGETPEEIAAFASVMRRYAVSIKPATQKILVDTCGTGGDGARTFNISTTAAFVAAGAGVPVVKHGNRSVSSRCGSADVLSALGVNLSVDPTQQARIVEQAGIAFLFAPRHHPAMRHVMAARQEIGCRTVFNILGPLTNPAGAEAQVLGVYDESLTRTMAEVLRLLGLSRAMVVHGSGIDEITTTGDTVVSELYRGGIRTYSLNPATFGIATASLSDIVGGDAETNARITRDILDGELGAGRDIVLMNAGAAIYIGGAAGNLSEGIELAARSIDSGSARARLNALIDATKETA
- the trpA gene encoding tryptophan synthase subunit alpha, producing the protein MGRIAETFRNRSSPAFIGFTVAGDPDKETCIRAARALIEGGTDILELGIPFSDPVADGPTIQKADERALAAGATPETVFAIVRELRKSSEVPIVFLTYYNIVYRRGIRAFYREARDAGVDGILVADMPYEESDEVTAAATEFGIDPIMLITQTTTDVRIEKIASRAKGYLYLVAVLGVTGVRETVSDEAIALLRRVRGHTDLPLALGFGISTPEHAKTCAAQGTDGVIVGSVIVDIIGNRRNDLTAMEDALRDYVSRMKNAMETVSRK